In a single window of the Mauremys reevesii isolate NIE-2019 linkage group 3, ASM1616193v1, whole genome shotgun sequence genome:
- the POU3F2 gene encoding POU domain, class 3, transcription factor 2, with amino-acid sequence MATTASNHYSLLTSSSSMVHAEPPGSMQPGAGYRDAQTLVQADYTLQSNGHPLSHAHQWITALSHGGGGGGGGDSPWSTSPLGQQDIKPSVVQSGGRGDELQQHQQQQQHQQQQGRPPHLVHHAGSHHAAAGAWRTGASAHLPPSMASSNGGQAGLLYSQPPGFTVNGMLSSGQPGLHHHGLRDAHDEQQQQQHHGGEHPGGHPQQHPPHQQQQQHPGGGGGGHHDPHSDEDTPTSDDLEQFAKQFKQRRIKLGFTQADVGLALGTLYGNVFSQTTICRFEALQLSFKNMCKLKPLLNKWLEEADSSSGSPTSIDKIAAQGRKRKKRTSIEVSVKGALESHFLKCPKPSAQEITSLADSLQLEKEVVRVWFCNRRQKEKRMTPPGGTLPGAEDVYGASRDTPPHHGVQTPVQ; translated from the coding sequence ATGGCGACCACAGCGTCTAACCACTACAGCCTGCTCACCTCCAGCTCCTCCATGGTGCATGCGGAGCCGCCGGGGAGCATGCAGCCGGGCGCCGGCTACAGGGATGCACAGACGCTGGTGCAGGCGGACTACACGCTGCAGAGCAACGGGCACCCGCTCAGCCACGCTCACCAGTGGATCACGGCGTTGTCCCACGgtgggggaggcggcggcggcggggacTCGCCCTGGTCCACCAGCCCCCTGGGCCAGCAGGACATCAAGCCCTCGGTGGTGCAGTCCGGGGGCCGGGGGGACgagctgcagcagcaccagcagcagcagcagcaccagcagcagcaggggagaccGCCCCACCTGGTGCACCACGCCGGCAGCCACCACGCCGCCGCCGGGGCATGGAGGACGGGCGCCTCGGCTCACCTGCCGCCCAGCATGGCCTCCTCCAACGGGGGGCAAGCGGGGCTGCTCTACTCCCAGCCGCCGGGCTTCACGGTCAACGGGATGCTGAGCTCCGGCCAGCCGGGCTTGCACCACCACGGCCTGAGGGATGCCCAcgatgagcagcagcagcagcagcaccacggCGGAGAGCACCCCGGGGGGCACCCGCAGCAGCACCCTccgcaccagcagcagcagcagcaccccgggggcggcggcgggggcCACCACGACCCCCACTCGGACGAGGACACGCCGACCTCGGACGACCTGGAGCAGTTCGCCAAGCAGTTCAAGCAGCGCCGGATCAAACTGGGATTTACCCAAGCGGACGTGGGCTTGGCCCTGGGCACCCTGTACGGGAACGTCTTCTCGCAGACCACCATCTGCAGGTTCGAGGCCCTGCAGCTGAGCTTCAAGAACATGTGCAAGCTGAAGCCTTTGTTGAACAAGTGGTTGGAGGAGGCGGACTCGTCCTCGGGCAGCCCCACCAGCATAGACAAGATCGCAGCCCAGGGGCGCAAGAGGAAAAAGCGCACCTCCATCGAGGTGAGCGTCAAGGGCGCCCTGGAGAGCCACTTCCTCAAGTGCCCCAAGCCCTCTGCCCAGGAGATCACCTCGCTGGCGGACAGCctacagctggagaaagaggtggTGCGAGTGTGGTTTTGTAACAGGAGACAGAAAGAGAAACGCATGACTCCCCCGGGAGGGACTCTGCCCGGAGCCGAGGATGTATATGGGGCAAGTAGGGACACTCCACCACACCACGGGGTGCAGACGCCTGTGCAGTGA